Below is a window of Populus alba chromosome 2, ASM523922v2, whole genome shotgun sequence DNA.
CCATTTATCTCCTCCAGCTTTTCCAACCTagataataatttgtttatcacattaaaaacaacaaaaaatcgattataaactataattaataattaattaacaatatctGAACTCACAGCAGCAACTGATTTGTTTTTAGGGTGTTCCTTCTTGTACTGCTCTCTAAACTCCTCCCTGCAGTAAAGTCAATTTATAGCTAAATTATTGTTCCATAATTAGCTAAAAAATGAACAAGAATAAATATTAATCAAGAGTGAGAATATTACATGAAGACGAAAAATGCGCTAGCAGGCCTcttaggcttgtttggatccTTAGCTGCCTTTCCTGATTtctttgctgctgctgctcctcCTTTGGTTGGTTTCTTGTTCACGGAGAGCCTGAACAACCACGTCAGAAAACGACATGAGCGTAATCACAAAACGACAACGAAAACTTGAAAACcgaattttctagatctaagatCTACGAGACCGCAAAACACGTTTCACACGTGAcaattgatgaaattgagagAAAACAAGATTTGAAGAAACTTACTTAGCGCTCTTGGTATCTGACTTTGATCTACCTCCTTTCATTGAGAAACCTGCAGTTTTAACACCGGATCAGCTCAAGACACGATTTAAATCAATGAGAACCGATCAAAGGGTGAGAATCCGTTCAGAATCTGCGAGACTTACCGGTGTGGGGGGTTAGGGTTtgaaagagagaggaagagtGGTAGAGAGAGGATATTGGGTGTGAGAATAGGAAGAGAGTTGAGGGAGAGGCGGAGATATTAAGTGTCGTGAAGGAAATTGAAATTCAATTGCGGGTGAAATGAAAATTGGGGAGCTGGAAGGGGTTTAGGCGGGATTTGGAAATTTAATGACACGTCATCGATCTTTGCGCTTATAATCTATTGGTTGCGTGGGTCTTAAGTTTTGGACGCCTTACCCTTTGATATTTGGCTTTCCTCTTTGTGCTTCTCTTTGTGCTTCTTTGCTCTCACATAAGTAATCATTTATGATAATGTAAGATTGGTTGGATTCCAGGGATCTCAGGCCCAGCTTTGTTTGCTG
It encodes the following:
- the LOC118042071 gene encoding high mobility group B protein 3 produces the protein MKGGRSKSDTKSAKLSVNKKPTKGGAAAAKKSGKAAKDPNKPKRPASAFFVFMEEFREQYKKEHPKNKSVAAVGKAGGDKWKSLSAAEKAPYVAKADKRKVEYEKKMKAYNKEQAEGPKEEEESEKSVSEVNDEDEDDEEGSAEEDDDDE